The Aphidius gifuensis isolate YNYX2018 linkage group LG2, ASM1490517v1, whole genome shotgun sequence DNA window atttttgattgtaccaatattataatttttaaaaataaaaatcgaaaaaaaaaaatgtttaaattattgttattatatttcattataattttattagtactatttatcaattatcatgATAAGTTAATgatagataattaatattgtattaatataaaatttaattaaaaattttctttttaatatttcagtgTGTTATTTGTGTCAATGCACGTGCAACAATGCAAACAGCACCTTGTGGTCATCGTGTAGTTTGcaggtaaaataattaacatgaatatttgaaaaaaaaaattattaattgttggataattttctttttagacGCTGTTTTGTCAAGACAATACAAATGGCTGTATCACAAAGATTATTACCATTGAGATGTGTTATTTGTAGGGCAAAAATATTACGACTTAAACAGACGTTAATTCCTAGAGAtgtaagtattaaaaaataataaataatacgtattatttattggtgtaaatataataattgtaaattattgcttatttgaataattacaGTATTCAATGTCAGGTAAATCATGGGTACTACCACAGAGTGCTTCAGATTACAGTATGGCTGCAAGTTCAAGTAGTGGAATTGTAAATGGTACAGGTAGATGGGGAACTGGTACTGTACCAGCATCAGCATCATTGTATTCAATGTCAAGTGGTACATCTTCCTTGTCTGGTGTGTCTTCCGTATCATCAGCaacttcatcatcaacaaatagtAGTGGTAGTTCGTCAATTATTAAACCACAACGTCTTAGACAACCAACTGGTACAACACTCAGACGTACTCAAACACAATCAATGAAAATGAGATTACAGGTTATTcagaattatataattttactatttttaattacaatcaaGTCCTTCAAAGTTTTCAATCAAATTCAATTATcttaaaaagagaaagaaaagtttttttttttctatcgaaaaatcaagtaatcgaaatttcaattagaaaaagttgtaaacttattatttacctttttttaaaaaaaaaaaataacatgtcATTGCTGATAATTTTTGTAGGAATATCAAGATCCAATTCAACAAATTgctgaagatgatgatggaaGAGATAATCGAGAAAAACGACTGCCACCAATCAAAGAATTTCAGCGTGATTTTAGAGCTGGAAAAGCTTCCACAAGACTtaggtaaattatcaatactattttttattaaaatttaaataaatatatttaaatgtaatgtATAGATGCGCACAGAAAATCGTGACACAACTAGAGATATCACCGAGTCACCGAATACCACCCAACAACCCAACGACCTCGACATCATCAGCaccttcttcatcatcatcatcatcatcgacaacaataacaaataccACACGTTCATCATTGACAAAAAGGCCAACAGTAACTTCTATTAGAACAACACTGACACCTGCTCAAGAAGcacaaaaagcaaaaaaagaaaaggaaaaagaaaaagaaagagaaaaagctgaaaaattacgtcaaaaagaagaagaaaaagctGAAAAAGCTAGACAAAAAGAAGCTAAAAAATTAgctaaagaagaaaaaaaaagagcaaaaaaaGAAGCTAAAGCTAGAAGAAAGGAAGCTGAAGAAGCTCTTCTTAAAGATGacaagtaattaattaattaaaacaaatttaataatcacaataaacttttaatatttcttaatTTCCTGCCAATAAAAAGGccggtaaatttatttattttttatccaaaaaatataataaaaagttcaactgaatttttaatgattaaaaaaatatgataataataattttaaaacaataatatttgagTTTTAATGAGAGTTCAATTGACTGgccttaaaattcatttaaaaaaaaaaaaaaaatacaattaatatattatataaatagttaaacaatagaaacaataaaaaatatggatttgaaagggaaaataaaatattaataaaaaaaaaaaaaaataaacaattttaatgatgattaattcttttaaaaaaaaatattaataataaaaatttttaaacaacttaATCTTCATTTTATTGAAGCAATATCGAAACGgcttaaagcaaaaaaaaaaaataaataaatagaagtggccaaaaaattatatatcgaattgaaaaaaaaaattttattcaatgacTAGAATTcatagtaaaaattataataaatttaaaaaatgaaggaTGTGAATATAATTTTCCTTCAGTCAATTCAAACTTATACTAGcctagaaaaaattgattagaaaaaaaattttagaattaattatataaaaaagatcaacaaaaaaataaattaaataaaatatagaaattgtttttttttttttttaaatttaagttgTAAATTTCTATAGAATGTTTTTTACACCgagctaaaataataatagtgataataaattaataatcaaaatgttTTTCTGCTCGATTaagaaaacaataataaatataatatcaaaaaaatgaaaaataaattttttagatacttcaagtttcgaaataattatcatatatcattgcttataatttttttaattttaattttgataattttgttaattattaattaataaaaaaaaaaaaaatttattcattgataatGTGTGAATATTCTTACGCAGATTTTGGACATGATTTTAATTacagaattgttttttttcttttttttttaaaaaattgattgataaagaa harbors:
- the LOC122849691 gene encoding uncharacterized protein DDB_G0271670-like, which produces MPTVETAAAVPAVVVEDVDPSDDLDEPPGDRGNERIGQPSGRTGLMKPLVVLALPGMYLFYKYSQYRREQRELSRRSITERELQHLHHKIDKLLTKLEENEPELASSQEDECVICVNARATMQTAPCGHRVVCRRCFVKTIQMAVSQRLLPLRCVICRAKILRLKQTLIPRDYSMSGKSWVLPQSASDYSMAASSSSGIVNGTGRWGTGTVPASASLYSMSSGTSSLSGVSSVSSATSSSTNSSGSSSIIKPQRLRQPTGTTLRRTQTQSMKMRLQEYQDPIQQIAEDDDGRDNREKRLPPIKEFQRDFRAGKASTRLRCAQKIVTQLEISPSHRIPPNNPTTSTSSAPSSSSSSSSTTITNTTRSSLTKRPTVTSIRTTLTPAQEAQKAKKEKEKEKEREKAEKLRQKEEEKAEKARQKEAKKLAKEEKKRAKKEAKARRKEAEEALLKDDK